A genomic window from Triplophysa dalaica isolate WHDGS20190420 chromosome 24, ASM1584641v1, whole genome shotgun sequence includes:
- the c24h15orf40 gene encoding UPF0235 protein C15orf40 homolog: protein MHSQTLNFVHISLLSLIHRLLFSRMLVRKITHRVSVSSSVYSKYSTMPKKNKTGKSKPQLQETSPGPVKKVKDGEIAIAIHAKPGAKQNAITDVSSEAVGVAIAAPPTDGEANAELLRYLSKVLELRKSDISLDKGSKSREKMIKVTASVSPEDILERLRREVNR from the exons ATGCATTCCCAGACTCTCAACTTTGTACACATATCTTTGCTTAGCCTCATTCACCGCCTGCTGTTTAGTCGCATGCTTGTTAGGAAAATCACACATAGGGTTTCCGTATCTTCCAGTGTTTACTCAAAATACAGCACGATgccaaaaaagaacaaaacg GGAAAAAGTAAACCTCAACTCCAAGAGACATCACCCGGACCAGTTAAAAAAGTGAAAGACGGTGAAATTGCAATCGCAATACATGCCAAACCCGGCGCCAAACAAAATGCAATCACAG ATGTCTCAAGTGAAGCGGTGGGGGTCGCAATTGCCGCACCACCGACAGACGGAGAAGCCAACGCGGAGCTCCTGCGCTATTTATCCAAAGTCCTGGAGTTGAGGAAGAGTGACATATCTTTAGATAAG GGCTCCAAATCCAGAGAAAAAATGATCAAGGTAACAGCTAGTGTCAGTCCAGAGGACATTTTGGAGAGACTGAGAAGGGAGGTAAACCGGTGA